cttatcattagtgaacttgatattgtgttttgctgatctagtgattgcctttttgcggaacttgtgattgttgaatactgagcttgttattgaggatatataatttgttgaagtgttgttgttgaggatatgtgatttgttgaagtgtgttattgaggatatgtaaatttttggaagtgttgctattgaggatatctaatttgtttaagtgttgatgttgaggatatataatttgtaaagtgttgttgtggaggatatgtaatttgttaaagtgttgttgtggaggataagtaatttgtctaaatgtttttgttgagttacgttctatgtaaactgtgagttgttaggttgggctgatgtttatgtaggttgtagttgtggaggtttggttgggggtggtaggagtacccgtatttcatccccttagcttgtgtttagaggtttacttgctgagtaccgtgtggtttggtactcaccccttgcttctacaaatttttgtaggttactagcccggacttttatgatatattctcttctttttcgaggcttcctggagattttgtgaggtagttgttggtcatctcaacatccctccttactcttgtttatgattttgttctactctagaaacaagttcatttgagacttatattttcttttgatccgattgtaatactttagaggcttgtacacgtgacaaccaggttttggggtataatgtaagttgatagtaaattttccgcatttttattgtaatagttgagttttaggctttcttgtcttggtgggataagacgagtgccatcacgtccatttttggatcgtgacaaaacTAGTCCCGGTCTTAGACATTCAAGTGACACTTTTTCCAAATCTTGGCATATCCATTGGTTTTAGTAACCATCATGTTGCTTGTGATGGAAATATTATCGTAAAATTCATAAGAACATGGGGTTTACTCAACAAATTACGCGGTGATGAACAATGTTTAGCTAATGAGTTGATTCCATTTTATGATAGGTCCGTAATAAAAGACCCTTATAAACAAGGGACGATTATATGGGATGAAATGAAGCAAAACATGCCGGAGATAGGTGACATAATTGTGATTCCTCCTCTTGATAGAGTTCGAGGTACATTTATTATGGAACGAAATAACATTGTTAAGCTCAAGAATTTAATATTGTCAAGAAGACCTAACCTAAGTTATGTGACATCTTTTACAATAACTTGTGCTTATATATGGACttgtttgataaaatcaaaGTTCGCGATTGAGGATGAGATGATAGATGAGGATGTTATGGAGATTTTTGGATGTGTAGCTGATTGTAGATCGCGTCTCAATCCACCACTTCCTCAATCTTATTTTGGGAATTGCCTAGTGACGATTGCTTCAAAAGCAAGTCGTGTCGAATTAGTTGGAAAGGAAGGGTTTATAACTGCTGTGGAAGTCATTGGAGAAGCTATCAAGAGTCAAATGAAGGATGTGGAATTGATCTTGAATTGTAGTTGGTATAGAGAATTTTGTGGTATTAACATGAAACACACACTTTCAGTTTCTGGATCACCAAAGTTTAATTTGTATGAGGTTGATTTTGGTTGGGGTAGGCCAGAAAAAATAGAGATAATTTCTATTGATAATAGTAGTGGTATATCTATGTCCATTAGCAAGTACAAAGATTCTCATGGAGATTTAGAGGTTGGCTTGTCTTTGCCCAAAACTCGAATGAATGCTTTTGTTGCTATATTCAACCATGGGCTAAGCTTTTTGTAAAAATGTACCAAGGTCTATCGGAAAATCTATTATTATAGAATCGTGGATTGTAATTCAAGAATTTCAATTCTCAATCTCTATTTATTACTCTTTTGTGATGCATGTTAGATTTTGAGTACGATCGCACTTTATAGAGTTTTTGTATCTGAGTTTGGATCATCTTGAAGtcgtggtgagctgcttggttATTCTGTGGCCACACCTTTCCCTATCTCTATTTGTTCAGATCGTTTTGATATTCCGATAAGATATTTGTTATGTCCATTTGCAAGTACAAAGATTCACATGGAGATTTAGAGGTTGGCTTGTCTTTGCCCAAAACTCGAATGAATGCTTTTGTTGCTATATTCAACCATGGGCTAAGCTTTTTGTAAGAATGTACCAAGGTCTATCGGAAAATTTATTACTATAGAATCGTGGATTGTAATTCAAGAATGTCTAATTCTCAATCTCTATTTATTACTCTTTTGG
The sequence above is a segment of the Solanum lycopersicum chromosome 10, SLM_r2.1 genome. Coding sequences within it:
- the LOC101256527 gene encoding phenolic glucoside malonyltransferase 1 isoform X1 yields the protein MTSLLIEQCQVAPPPHGGAAELTLPLTYFDHMWFVFGYMRRILFYKLSISKLDFVQNIIPTLKHSLSLTLKHYTPLVGNIACPLNSSGYPELCYVTGDSVSDTFTETDMDFNHLIDFIGLEVNKKRKAQVLESLFDYLRSVIKDPYKQGTIIWDEMKQNMPEIGDIIVIPPLDRVRGTFIMERNNIVKLKNLILSRRPNLSYVTSFTITCAYIWTCLIKSKFAIEDEMIDEDVMEIFGCVADCRSRLNPPLPQSYFGNCLVTIASKASRVELVGKEGFITAVEVIGEAIKSQMKDVELILNCSWYREFCGINMKHTLSVSGSPKFNLYEVDFGWGRPEKIEIISIDNSSGISMSISKYKDSHGDLEVGLSLPKTRMNAFVAIFNHGLSFL